From a region of the Bradyrhizobium sp. KBS0727 genome:
- a CDS encoding DUF1772 domain-containing protein: MLAGQLALIVAALFAGAAVYVSVVEQPARLSLDDRALLTQWKPAYKRGTAMQAPLAIIGFLLGLAAWWQTGHWAWLLGAAILITNWPYTLLGIMPTNKILMATEPASAGPDSRALIEKWAALHAGRTALGFTAMLTFLWASMN, translated from the coding sequence ATGCTTGCCGGACAACTCGCGCTGATCGTCGCTGCGCTTTTCGCCGGAGCGGCAGTCTATGTCAGTGTCGTCGAGCAGCCCGCACGTTTGAGCCTCGACGATCGCGCGCTCCTCACCCAATGGAAGCCAGCCTACAAACGCGGGACCGCCATGCAGGCCCCGCTGGCCATCATCGGTTTCCTGTTGGGCCTAGCGGCATGGTGGCAGACCGGCCACTGGGCCTGGCTGCTCGGCGCCGCGATCCTGATCACCAACTGGCCTTACACGCTCCTTGGCATCATGCCGACGAACAAAATACTCATGGCAACTGAACCAGCGAGCGCCGGGCCGGACAGCCGCGCCTTGATCGAGAAATGGGCCGCGCTGCATGCCGGTCGCACGGCGCTCGGCTTCACCGCCATGCTGACCTTTCTCTGGGCATCGATGAACTGA
- a CDS encoding MFS transporter — MTEAPSSAPSARSFAAMRHSGFRAQFITYVLSMMADNIEHVISYWVVFQKFHSPALGGFAVLSHWLPFLLFSVASGALAERFDPRRVIQAGMGLFILASLAWGYFFITDSLQMWQAMLILVIHGCAGVLWQTPNQMLIYDIVGPQDLASAVRLNAMARYLGILVGPAVGGVILLALGPAHGIMLNTIFYLPLVLWLVKAPYGPRFRAGTPPPRRAVRGLADIVNTMRDVRKHTVIVAMTVLAGAASFFVGNAYSSQMPGFAAELGHGDPGVSYSMLLAADAAGGLLAGLALEGRNILQPRPRTAIILALLWCVALMVFALSHSYALALCFLLAAGFLELSFNAMAQSLVQINAPPDMRGRVIGLFNMASLGLRAFSGISVGLLGSLIGIHWSLALSALATMIVAGGLLAIQ, encoded by the coding sequence ATGACCGAAGCTCCTTCTTCCGCGCCCTCGGCCCGGTCCTTTGCAGCAATGCGCCACTCAGGCTTCCGCGCGCAGTTCATCACCTATGTGCTCTCGATGATGGCCGACAATATCGAGCATGTGATCAGCTACTGGGTGGTGTTCCAGAAATTCCACTCGCCGGCGCTTGGCGGCTTTGCCGTGCTGTCGCACTGGCTGCCGTTCCTGCTGTTCTCGGTGGCGTCGGGCGCGCTGGCCGAACGCTTCGATCCCCGCCGCGTGATTCAGGCCGGCATGGGGCTGTTCATTCTGGCCTCGCTGGCTTGGGGCTATTTCTTCATCACCGACAGCTTGCAGATGTGGCAGGCGATGCTGATCCTGGTGATCCATGGCTGCGCCGGGGTGCTGTGGCAGACACCCAACCAGATGCTGATCTACGACATCGTCGGCCCGCAGGACCTGGCGAGCGCGGTGCGGCTGAACGCCATGGCGCGCTATCTGGGCATCCTGGTCGGCCCCGCCGTCGGCGGCGTGATCCTGCTCGCGCTCGGACCGGCGCATGGCATCATGCTGAACACGATCTTCTACCTGCCGCTGGTGCTGTGGCTGGTGAAGGCGCCCTATGGTCCGCGCTTCCGCGCCGGCACACCGCCGCCGCGCCGGGCCGTGCGGGGGCTGGCCGACATCGTCAACACCATGCGCGACGTCAGGAAGCATACTGTGATCGTCGCGATGACGGTGCTGGCCGGGGCCGCCTCCTTCTTCGTCGGCAATGCCTATAGCTCGCAGATGCCGGGCTTCGCCGCCGAACTCGGCCATGGCGATCCCGGCGTGTCCTACAGCATGCTGCTGGCGGCCGACGCCGCCGGCGGCCTGCTGGCCGGACTGGCGCTGGAGGGGCGCAACATCTTGCAGCCGCGGCCGCGCACCGCGATCATCCTCGCGCTGCTGTGGTGTGTTGCGCTGATGGTTTTTGCGCTGTCGCACAGCTACGCGCTGGCGCTGTGCTTCCTGCTGGCCGCCGGCTTCCTCGAACTGTCGTTCAACGCGATGGCGCAGAGCCTGGTCCAGATCAATGCACCACCCGACATGCGCGGCCGCGTTATCGGCCTGTTCAACATGGCGAGCCTCGGCTTGCGCGCCTTCAGCGGCATCTCGGTCGGCCTGCTCGGCAGCCTGATCGGCATTCACTGGTCGCTGGCCCTGTCCGCGCTGGCGACGATGATCGTGGCGGGCGGACTACTGGCGATACAGTGA
- a CDS encoding helicase HerA-like domain-containing protein produces MATSDTQTSDTDEKIFIGKGDETAWLTLALANRHGLVTGATGTGKTVTLQVMAEGFARAGVPVFAADIKGDLSGISEVGEAKDFIVKRAGDMGLTFQPDQFSTVFWDVFGEQGHPVRATVTEMGPLLLSRMLDLNDVQEGVLNVAFRVADENGLTLIDMKDLRALLDAIVPDTSKKGPDADEDPLASIRKAAQGYGNVTKATVGTIQRQLLVLENQGGAKFFGEPALTLKDFMRTDSDGRGMVNILVADKLMQSPRLYATFLLWMLSELFEELPEAGDLPKPKLVFFFDEAHLLFTDAPKALMDKIEQVVRLIRSKGVGVYFVTQNPIDVPDKVLAQLGNRVQHALRAFTPRDQKAVQAAAQTFRPNPKLDTARVIMELAKGEALVSFLEGGGTPAMVERIMVRPPTGRIGPITPDERKAIMNNSPVKGKYDTAIDAESAYEMIQKRIAGTAAHPDGSDGGGGGGILGQIGSIVGTIFGTNVSRGRMSTGQVIARSVTRTVTNKVVGGVVADLGKSVGGALGGSVGRALVRGALGGLLRR; encoded by the coding sequence ATGGCGACCTCCGATACCCAGACTTCCGACACCGACGAGAAGATTTTCATCGGCAAGGGCGACGAGACAGCCTGGCTGACGCTCGCGCTCGCCAATCGGCATGGTCTTGTCACCGGCGCGACCGGAACCGGCAAGACGGTGACGCTGCAGGTGATGGCGGAAGGTTTTGCGCGTGCCGGCGTTCCCGTTTTCGCCGCCGACATCAAGGGCGACCTCTCCGGGATCTCCGAAGTCGGCGAGGCCAAGGACTTTATCGTCAAGCGGGCCGGCGATATGGGCCTGACCTTCCAGCCCGACCAGTTCTCGACCGTGTTTTGGGACGTGTTCGGCGAGCAGGGCCACCCGGTGCGCGCCACCGTCACCGAAATGGGGCCGCTATTGCTGTCCCGGATGCTCGATCTCAACGACGTGCAGGAAGGCGTGCTCAACGTCGCATTCCGCGTCGCGGACGAAAACGGCCTGACGCTGATCGACATGAAGGATCTGCGGGCGCTGCTGGACGCGATCGTGCCCGATACCAGCAAGAAAGGCCCCGATGCCGACGAGGACCCGCTGGCGTCGATCCGAAAGGCCGCGCAGGGCTATGGCAACGTCACCAAGGCGACTGTCGGCACCATTCAGCGCCAGCTTCTGGTGCTGGAAAACCAGGGCGGCGCGAAATTCTTCGGCGAGCCGGCGCTGACGCTGAAGGATTTCATGCGAACCGACAGCGACGGCCGGGGCATGGTCAATATCCTGGTCGCCGACAAGCTGATGCAGAGCCCGCGGCTCTACGCCACCTTCCTGTTGTGGATGCTGTCGGAGCTGTTCGAGGAATTGCCGGAGGCCGGCGACCTGCCCAAACCGAAACTGGTGTTCTTTTTCGACGAGGCGCATCTGTTGTTCACCGACGCTCCGAAGGCGCTGATGGACAAGATCGAGCAGGTGGTCCGCCTGATCCGCTCCAAGGGCGTCGGCGTCTATTTCGTCACCCAGAACCCGATCGACGTGCCCGATAAAGTGCTCGCCCAGTTGGGCAACCGCGTGCAGCATGCGTTGCGCGCCTTCACCCCCCGCGACCAGAAGGCGGTCCAGGCCGCGGCACAAACCTTTCGGCCCAACCCGAAGCTCGACACCGCCCGCGTCATCATGGAGCTGGCTAAGGGCGAGGCGCTGGTGTCGTTCCTGGAGGGCGGCGGCACGCCGGCGATGGTCGAGCGCATCATGGTCCGGCCGCCGACCGGACGGATCGGGCCGATCACGCCGGACGAACGCAAGGCGATCATGAACAACAGCCCGGTGAAGGGTAAATACGACACTGCGATCGACGCCGAATCCGCCTATGAGATGATCCAGAAGCGCATCGCGGGCACGGCGGCGCATCCGGACGGATCGGATGGCGGCGGTGGTGGCGGAATCCTGGGCCAGATCGGTTCGATCGTCGGCACGATTTTCGGCACCAATGTTTCGCGCGGCAGGATGTCGACCGGACAGGTCATCGCCAGAAGCGTGACGCGCACCGTCACCAACAAGGTGGTCGGCGGCGTCGTGGCCGATCTCGGCAAGTCGGTCGGCGGCGCGCTCGGCGGTTCGGTCGGGCGCGCGCTGGTGCGTGGCGCGCTCGGCGGGTTGCTGCGGCGCTGA
- a CDS encoding LysR family transcriptional regulator translates to MPQMKWTDRIGRRVKLRDLHIALVVAEAGSMTRAAEELAVSYPVVSKTVSDLEHTLGVKLFDRSVSGVEPTHYGRVLLESGVAVFDEMRKGLQQIESIKQPDAGELRIGSSIVTDAGLLPAIIEQFTQEFPRATLHVLHENIAIQQYHNLRHRKAELVFGRLPATMTEPDLVAEPLFDEPNVIVAGSESRWARRRKLALADLIGEPWVLAEPGSLARSLHEEVFRRSGLEVPSAKVLTVSLHLHLRLIETGRWLGLIPASVMRFGGKRIHIKVLPIKVLSPPAPVGFITVKGRTLTPLAERFIECSRKVANSETVRASTRRR, encoded by the coding sequence ATGCCTCAGATGAAATGGACCGATCGGATCGGTCGCCGCGTCAAGCTGCGCGACCTCCATATTGCGCTCGTGGTCGCAGAAGCCGGGAGCATGACCCGGGCGGCGGAAGAGCTGGCCGTGTCCTATCCGGTCGTGTCCAAGACGGTTTCGGATCTGGAGCACACGCTGGGAGTCAAGCTGTTTGACCGGAGCGTTTCAGGAGTCGAGCCGACCCACTACGGCCGCGTGCTGCTCGAATCCGGAGTCGCGGTGTTCGACGAAATGCGCAAGGGATTGCAGCAGATCGAGTCCATCAAGCAGCCGGATGCAGGCGAGCTGCGGATCGGGTCGTCGATCGTTACCGATGCCGGTTTGCTGCCGGCGATCATCGAGCAATTCACGCAAGAGTTCCCGCGCGCGACGCTGCACGTGCTGCACGAAAACATCGCGATTCAGCAATATCACAATTTGCGCCATCGAAAGGCCGAGCTAGTGTTCGGGCGGCTTCCCGCGACGATGACCGAACCTGACCTGGTGGCAGAACCGTTATTTGACGAGCCGAATGTGATCGTTGCGGGATCGGAGAGCCGTTGGGCCAGACGGCGAAAACTGGCGCTCGCCGATTTGATCGGAGAGCCATGGGTGTTGGCGGAGCCCGGCAGCCTGGCGCGGTCGCTGCATGAAGAAGTATTTCGGAGGAGCGGCCTTGAGGTTCCGTCCGCGAAGGTCTTGACCGTATCGCTCCATCTTCATCTGCGCCTGATCGAAACCGGGCGTTGGCTCGGTCTCATCCCCGCTTCCGTCATGCGTTTTGGCGGCAAGCGAATCCATATCAAGGTTTTGCCTATCAAGGTGCTGTCGCCCCCGGCGCCGGTCGGGTTTATCACCGTCAAGGGACGCACACTGACTCCGCTGGCAGAACGCTTTATTGAATGCAGCCGCAAGGTGGCCAATTCGGAGACCGTGCGCGCGTCGACCCGGCGCCGTTGA
- a CDS encoding cysteine rich repeat-containing protein, producing the protein MRNVILIVSLLLADTSLSFAQGGHSGTPQEQKACSRDASRFCRKQLGDDAAVQQCLQQNRAKLSPGCQKVFQGHGM; encoded by the coding sequence ATGCGAAATGTGATCCTGATAGTGTCGTTGCTTCTTGCTGATACCTCTCTGAGTTTCGCCCAAGGCGGCCATTCGGGCACGCCCCAGGAGCAGAAGGCTTGCTCCCGGGACGCCTCCCGGTTTTGCAGAAAGCAGCTGGGCGATGATGCGGCGGTGCAGCAGTGCCTTCAGCAGAACCGGGCGAAGCTGAGCCCGGGATGTCAGAAAGTCTTTCAGGGCCACGGCATGTAA
- a CDS encoding alpha/beta hydrolase, with the protein MAGLLVSPVSIVLVHGGFVDGAGWEGVYNGLKKDGYDVSVVQNPTTSLADDVVATRLAIAQAQGLVVLVGHSYGGVVITEAGTDPKVAGLVYITAFAPDKGESVASLIQNPPPGAPVPPILPPVNGYLFLDKSKFRASFAADVSEAKAAFLADSQVPWGVNALAGSITEPAWRSKPSWYLVATEDRMIPPPAQRQMAARAGATVTEAAGSHAIYISKPETVAALIAEAASSVTTKMAVA; encoded by the coding sequence ATGGCTGGACTTTTGGTATCGCCGGTAAGCATCGTCCTCGTTCACGGCGGCTTCGTTGACGGCGCAGGTTGGGAAGGCGTCTACAACGGCTTGAAGAAGGACGGTTACGACGTCAGCGTCGTCCAGAACCCGACGACATCCCTGGCCGACGACGTGGTCGCCACCCGGCTCGCGATCGCCCAGGCGCAAGGGCTGGTTGTCCTCGTCGGGCATTCCTACGGCGGCGTCGTCATCACCGAAGCCGGCACCGACCCGAAGGTCGCGGGGCTGGTCTACATCACGGCGTTCGCTCCGGATAAGGGCGAGTCCGTGGCGTCCCTGATCCAGAATCCGCCTCCCGGTGCACCGGTCCCGCCGATCTTGCCGCCAGTGAACGGCTACCTGTTCCTCGACAAGTCAAAATTCCGCGCTTCATTCGCAGCCGACGTCAGTGAAGCCAAAGCGGCGTTCCTGGCGGACTCTCAGGTGCCGTGGGGCGTCAACGCGCTCGCCGGTTCTATCACCGAGCCCGCCTGGCGGAGCAAGCCGAGCTGGTATCTGGTTGCGACCGAGGACAGGATGATCCCGCCGCCCGCTCAGCGCCAGATGGCTGCGCGCGCCGGCGCGACTGTCACGGAGGCGGCCGGCAGCCACGCCATCTACATTTCGAAGCCGGAGACCGTGGCGGCGCTCATTGCCGAAGCGGCGAGCAGCGTGACCACAAAAATGGCAGTCGCCTGA
- the cax gene encoding calcium/proton exchanger, producing MQPLLKEIRHTPLLWMLVFVPAVLVAEKAAPHSHTLLFVLAVLAIVPLAALLSHATEAVAAKTGDAVGGLLNATLGNLTELIIAITALRAGQYMLVKASIAGAIVTNSLFMLGACLLIGGLRYHVQEFNRSGGRLYSGLLLMATVALLAPSAVADLDLAQGEAIMKKLSVGLAILLIVAYGLGLLFSLKTHKELFASAEHSEGEAHWPIGLAVGTLLVVTVLVALVSEIFVESVQKAAETFGMSPAFVGFIIVSLVGAAAEFAVAFSAARKDRLDMSVSIALGSASQIALFVAPALVLLSYVVGPSPMSLQFWPGAVTMVMIATVTASFITSSGRSAWFIGALLIFIYAVFALTLYVVPPATQGAG from the coding sequence GTGCAACCCCTGCTCAAGGAAATTCGGCACACCCCGTTGCTCTGGATGCTGGTCTTCGTGCCGGCCGTGCTGGTGGCCGAGAAGGCCGCGCCACATTCCCACACGTTGCTGTTCGTGCTGGCCGTGCTTGCCATCGTGCCGCTGGCCGCCCTGCTCAGCCACGCCACCGAAGCCGTCGCAGCGAAAACCGGCGACGCGGTCGGCGGGCTGCTCAACGCAACGCTAGGCAATTTGACGGAGTTGATCATCGCCATCACGGCGCTGCGCGCCGGCCAGTACATGCTGGTGAAAGCGTCGATCGCGGGCGCAATCGTCACCAACTCGCTGTTCATGCTCGGCGCCTGCCTGCTGATCGGCGGGTTGCGCTACCACGTGCAGGAATTCAACCGGTCCGGCGGGCGGCTCTATTCCGGCCTGTTGCTGATGGCGACCGTCGCACTGCTCGCCCCGTCGGCGGTCGCCGACCTCGACCTCGCGCAGGGCGAGGCTATCATGAAGAAGCTCAGCGTCGGCCTCGCCATCCTGCTCATCGTCGCCTATGGCCTCGGCCTGTTGTTTTCGCTGAAGACCCACAAGGAGCTGTTCGCAAGCGCGGAGCATAGTGAGGGCGAGGCACACTGGCCAATTGGCCTTGCGGTAGGGACGCTGCTCGTCGTCACCGTGCTGGTCGCGCTGGTGAGCGAGATCTTTGTGGAGTCCGTGCAGAAGGCGGCGGAAACATTTGGGATGAGCCCGGCCTTTGTCGGGTTCATCATCGTCTCACTGGTCGGCGCTGCCGCCGAGTTTGCCGTGGCCTTTTCCGCTGCGCGCAAGGACCGCCTCGACATGAGCGTCAGCATCGCGCTCGGCAGCGCTTCCCAGATCGCGCTGTTCGTGGCGCCCGCTCTGGTGCTGCTTAGCTATGTCGTCGGGCCGTCGCCGATGAGCCTGCAGTTCTGGCCGGGCGCGGTGACCATGGTAATGATCGCGACCGTGACAGCGAGCTTCATCACGAGCAGCGGGCGCTCGGCATGGTTTATCGGCGCGCTGCTCATCTTCATCTACGCGGTCTTCGCGTTGACGCTCTACGTAGTCCCGCCGGCCACGCAAGGGGCCGGGTGA
- a CDS encoding IS5 family transposase yields MRYELADYEWTAIHPMLPNKPRGVPRVNDRRVLDGIFWVLRSGAPWRDLPEAFGPYTTCYNRFVRWRRAGVWGRIIDALAAAHDAAVQMIDTSIVRVHQHGACITRNQRQSMGRSRGGLTSKIHAVVDSNGLPVRLALSPGEAHDVRLAGKLLSRLKSGSMLLADRGYDADWIRELAMKKGAWANIPPKSNRSDPICFSPYLYRARNQVERFFNKIKQCRRVATRYDRLAANYLAFVQLASIRLWLRLNESAS; encoded by the coding sequence ATGCGCTACGAACTCGCGGATTATGAATGGACTGCCATCCACCCGATGCTGCCGAACAAGCCGCGTGGCGTTCCCCGGGTAAACGACCGACGCGTTCTCGATGGAATTTTCTGGGTATTGCGATCCGGAGCCCCTTGGCGTGATCTGCCCGAGGCATTTGGTCCGTACACCACGTGCTACAACCGCTTCGTTAGGTGGCGGCGGGCCGGTGTCTGGGGCCGCATCATAGACGCGCTTGCCGCTGCCCACGATGCCGCTGTCCAGATGATCGACACTTCGATTGTCCGCGTGCATCAGCATGGAGCCTGCATCACCAGGAACCAGCGGCAGTCGATGGGAAGGTCACGCGGCGGCTTGACCAGCAAAATCCATGCGGTGGTCGATAGCAATGGTCTGCCAGTACGGCTAGCGTTGAGCCCCGGCGAGGCCCACGACGTTCGACTTGCAGGAAAGTTGCTGTCTCGCCTCAAATCTGGGTCAATGCTGCTTGCCGACCGCGGTTATGACGCTGACTGGATCAGAGAGCTTGCCATGAAGAAGGGCGCGTGGGCCAACATCCCGCCGAAAAGCAATCGCAGCGATCCGATCTGCTTCAGCCCCTATCTCTACCGCGCTCGCAACCAGGTCGAGCGGTTCTTCAACAAGATCAAACAATGTCGTCGGGTGGCGACGCGCTACGACAGGCTCGCCGCCAACTACCTTGCCTTCGTTCAGCTCGCGTCAATCAGGCTATGGCTGCGCCTTAATGAGTCCGCGTCCTAG
- a CDS encoding M20/M25/M40 family metallo-hydrolase — MSNAKLQSVLDRIDADFDNSLERLFALLRIKSISADPAFAADCKTAADHLAKDIATLGFAAEVRPTAGHPAIVAKMNGSTDGRPHVLFYGHYDVQPVDPLNLWHRPPFEPVVTDHADGRKIIVARGAEDDKGQLMTFVEACRAWKSVTGSLPVDITIVIEGEEEVGSKNFVPFLEANKGDLKADFALVCDTGMWDQNTPAITTALRGLVYDEVKIKAANRDLHSGIFGGGARNPIRVLTNILGGLHDDNGHITIPGFYDGVKDLPPDILAQWKKLNLTPESFLKPIGLSIPAGEKDRLLIEQVSSRPTCDINGIIGGYTGEGSKTVIPAEASAKVSFRLVEGQNPDRIRKAFRDYVTSRLPGDCTAEFIDHSNAPAIALDWNMKPLAAAKRALTDEWGNEALLIASGASIPIVADFKRTLGLDTVMVGFGLEDDNIHSPNEKYDLKSFHKGIRSWARILAAFADAGK, encoded by the coding sequence ATGTCCAACGCGAAACTTCAATCGGTTCTCGACCGCATCGATGCCGATTTCGACAACAGCCTCGAACGTCTGTTCGCGCTGCTGCGGATCAAGTCGATCTCGGCCGATCCGGCCTTTGCCGCCGATTGCAAGACCGCCGCCGATCATCTGGCGAAGGACATCGCAACGCTCGGCTTTGCCGCGGAGGTGAGGCCGACGGCGGGACATCCGGCGATCGTTGCCAAAATGAACGGCTCGACCGATGGTCGGCCGCATGTGCTGTTCTACGGTCATTACGACGTGCAGCCGGTCGATCCGCTTAATCTGTGGCACCGTCCGCCGTTCGAGCCCGTCGTCACCGATCACGCCGACGGCCGCAAGATCATCGTCGCTCGCGGCGCAGAGGACGACAAGGGACAGTTGATGACCTTCGTCGAGGCCTGCCGTGCCTGGAAGTCGGTAACGGGATCGCTGCCGGTCGACATCACCATCGTCATCGAGGGCGAGGAGGAGGTCGGATCGAAGAATTTCGTGCCGTTCCTCGAAGCCAACAAGGGCGACCTCAAGGCCGACTTCGCGCTGGTGTGCGACACCGGCATGTGGGACCAGAACACCCCGGCGATCACCACCGCGTTGCGCGGGCTGGTCTATGACGAGGTCAAGATCAAGGCCGCCAACCGCGACCTGCATTCCGGCATCTTCGGCGGCGGCGCGCGTAACCCGATCCGGGTGCTGACCAATATCCTGGGTGGCCTGCACGACGACAACGGCCACATCACCATTCCCGGCTTCTACGACGGCGTGAAGGACCTGCCGCCGGATATTCTGGCGCAGTGGAAGAAGCTCAACCTGACGCCGGAGTCGTTCCTGAAGCCGATCGGCCTTTCGATCCCGGCCGGCGAGAAGGACCGCCTTCTGATCGAACAGGTGTCCTCGCGTCCGACCTGCGACATCAACGGCATCATCGGCGGCTATACCGGCGAGGGCTCCAAGACCGTGATCCCGGCCGAAGCTTCCGCAAAGGTTTCGTTCCGGCTGGTCGAGGGCCAAAACCCCGACCGGATCCGAAAAGCCTTCCGCGACTATGTCACGTCGCGGCTGCCCGGCGACTGCACGGCCGAGTTCATCGATCACTCCAATGCGCCGGCGATCGCGCTTGACTGGAACATGAAGCCTCTGGCCGCCGCCAAGCGCGCGCTGACGGACGAGTGGGGCAACGAAGCGCTGCTGATCGCCTCAGGTGCCTCGATCCCCATTGTGGCGGACTTCAAGCGTACGCTCGGCCTCGACACCGTGATGGTCGGCTTCGGTCTCGAGGACGACAACATCCATTCGCCGAACGAGAAGTACGACCTCAAGAGTTTTCACAAGGGCATCCGCTCCTGGGCGCGGATACTGGCCGCCTTCGCGGACGCGGGGAAGTAG
- a CDS encoding glycosyltransferase family 87 protein, producing the protein MSGKNSSDIQNKPVLRYPSLRAPIDLLFLLCCIALTADVLVPEIFGHGKSKDYPLWFWAGQQVLQGNNLYPDNPADYFDFIYPPLSAVLLAIPSYFGKIPLYLCLSLLNIVAWWMTAQFSNAMTGSGRTPGPWLFALPGFVTVTFVFDMFDLGQPNLVLLALMLCGFWLLRDSRGWMAGCMFALATAIKVFPVAVLPYLVWRRQWAAAASMLVFIGLFLFVLPAPFRGFERNAHELKTWYQGMVGSSSEKGFGQRDEQNWSWVNQSIIAMTHRLTRPINYNQDNPAKPVRTMNIVNLDFKTANLVVLAISLLIGLGYVAVMPGASRRTERSDAEEIGILFCLMTAATPLARQYYFMWLFFPMTVLIHRAAYDPRANVRTGTWVLLAVAGLLLCLSLPLFPNDLQAYGNNLAATVLLVAGLVWHIMNPPPANNAHALPPAAGQAKT; encoded by the coding sequence ATGTCTGGCAAAAATTCCTCTGATATCCAGAACAAGCCCGTGCTGAGATATCCGTCGCTGCGGGCGCCGATCGATCTGCTGTTTCTGCTCTGTTGTATTGCGCTGACGGCCGACGTGCTGGTCCCGGAAATCTTCGGCCACGGCAAGAGCAAGGACTACCCCCTGTGGTTCTGGGCCGGGCAGCAGGTCTTGCAAGGCAACAATCTCTATCCGGATAACCCTGCCGATTATTTCGACTTCATCTATCCGCCGTTGTCGGCGGTGCTGCTGGCGATCCCGAGTTACTTCGGCAAGATCCCGCTCTATCTCTGCCTGTCGCTGCTCAATATCGTCGCGTGGTGGATGACGGCGCAATTCTCCAATGCGATGACGGGATCGGGGCGGACGCCGGGTCCCTGGCTGTTCGCGCTGCCGGGCTTCGTCACCGTCACCTTTGTCTTCGACATGTTCGACCTCGGGCAGCCGAATTTGGTTCTGCTGGCGCTGATGCTGTGCGGCTTCTGGCTGTTGCGGGACAGTCGCGGCTGGATGGCGGGATGCATGTTCGCGCTCGCCACCGCGATCAAGGTGTTTCCGGTCGCGGTGTTGCCTTATCTGGTCTGGCGCCGGCAATGGGCGGCGGCCGCGAGCATGCTGGTTTTCATCGGATTATTTCTATTCGTGCTGCCGGCGCCGTTTCGCGGCTTCGAGCGCAACGCCCATGAATTGAAGACCTGGTACCAGGGCATGGTGGGGTCGAGTTCGGAGAAGGGGTTCGGACAGCGCGACGAGCAGAACTGGTCGTGGGTCAACCAGTCGATCATCGCCATGACGCACCGACTGACGCGGCCGATCAACTACAACCAGGATAATCCGGCCAAACCCGTCCGCACCATGAACATCGTCAATCTCGATTTCAAGACCGCGAACCTCGTGGTGCTGGCGATCTCGCTCCTGATCGGGCTCGGCTACGTCGCTGTCATGCCGGGGGCTTCGCGCCGGACCGAGCGGTCGGATGCCGAGGAGATCGGCATATTGTTTTGCCTGATGACGGCTGCGACGCCGCTGGCGCGCCAGTATTATTTCATGTGGCTGTTCTTCCCGATGACGGTCCTGATCCATCGCGCGGCCTATGATCCGCGCGCCAATGTCAGGACCGGCACGTGGGTGTTGCTGGCCGTGGCGGGCTTGCTATTGTGCCTGTCGCTGCCGCTATTCCCGAATGACCTGCAGGCCTACGGCAACAATCTCGCCGCCACGGTCCTGCTGGTGGCGGGGCTGGTCTGGCACATCATGAATCCGCCGCCTGCGAACAATGCCCATGCTTTGCCTCCGGCCGCCGGGCAAGCTAAAACCTGA
- a CDS encoding cupin domain-containing protein: MVVKAAPEHRVQQGSDYRAGVSAETTGSQVIWLGLMALPPGGRTKAHVHEHHETALYMTSGDALELWTGDELEHCEAVRPGDFVYIPANVLHVAVNRGATTAVFIGSRNEATARESMVLRPEMDARVP, from the coding sequence ATGGTCGTGAAGGCCGCGCCAGAGCATCGGGTCCAGCAGGGTTCGGACTACCGGGCTGGCGTTAGCGCCGAAACTACCGGATCACAGGTAATCTGGCTCGGTCTGATGGCGCTGCCGCCTGGCGGCCGCACGAAAGCGCACGTGCACGAACACCACGAGACCGCACTGTACATGACGAGCGGAGACGCACTGGAGCTTTGGACTGGAGATGAGCTGGAGCACTGCGAGGCGGTACGGCCGGGCGACTTCGTCTACATCCCCGCAAACGTCTTGCATGTCGCGGTGAACCGCGGCGCGACGACCGCCGTCTTTATTGGTTCGCGCAACGAAGCGACGGCGCGCGAGAGTATGGTGTTGCGCCCTGAGATGGACGCGCGGGTACCATGA